In Coregonus clupeaformis isolate EN_2021a unplaced genomic scaffold, ASM2061545v1 scaf0588, whole genome shotgun sequence, the following are encoded in one genomic region:
- the LOC121561699 gene encoding histone H1-like has protein sequence MAEVAPAPAAAAPAKAPKKKAAAKPKKAGPSVGELIVKAVTASKERSGMSLAALKKTLAAGGYDVEKNNSRVKIAVKSLVTKGTLVQTKGTGASGSFKLNKKAVEAKRTAKKAAVPKVKKVAAKKPAAAKKPKKVAAKKAVAAKKSPKKAKKPATPKKAAKSPKKVKKPAAAAKKAAKSPKKATKAAKPKAAKPKAAKPKKAASKKK, from the coding sequence atggcagaAGTCGCACCAGCACCCGCAGCCGCCGCGCCGGCCAAGGCACCCAAGAAGAAGGCAGCAGCCAAGCCCAAGAAAGCGGGACCCAGCGTAGGAGAGCTCATCGTCAAGGCTGTGACCGCTTCCAAGGAGAGGAGCGGCATGTCCCTGGCCGCGCTCAAGAAGACGCTGGCGGCAGGCGGCTACGACGTGGAGAAGAACAACTCCCGCGTCAAGATCGCAGTCAAGAGCCTCGTCACCAAGGGCACCCTGGTCCAGACCAAGGGCACCGGTGCATCCGGCTCCTTCAAGCTCAACAAGAAAGCTGTCGAGGCGAAGAGGACCGCCAAGAAAGCCGCAGTCCCCAAAGTAAAGAAGGTGGCCGCCAAGAAGCCCGCCGCGGCGAAGAAGCCCAAGAAGGTAGCAGCCAAGAAGGCCGTCGCCGCAAAGAAGTCCCCCAAGAAGGCCAAGAAGCCCGCTACACCCAAAAAGGCCgccaagagccccaagaaggTGAAGAAGCCCGCCGCAGCGGCCAAGAAGGCGgccaagagccccaagaaggCTACAAAGGCAGCCAAGCCCAAAGCCGCCAAGCCCAAGGCAGCCAAGCCCAAGAAGGCAGCCTCCAAGAAGAAGTAA
- the LOC121561694 gene encoding LOW QUALITY PROTEIN: histone H3 (The sequence of the model RefSeq protein was modified relative to this genomic sequence to represent the inferred CDS: inserted 1 base in 1 codon), whose product MARTKQTARKSTGGKAPRKQLATKAARKSAPATGGXKKPHRYRPGTVALREIRRYQKSTELLIRKLPFQRLVREIAQDFKTDLRFQSSAVMALQEASEAYLVGLFEDTNLCAIHAKRVTIMPKDIQLARRIRGERA is encoded by the exons atggccagaaccaaacaaaccgctcgcaaatccaccggtGGCAAAGCCCCCAGGAAGCAGCTTGCCACTAAGGCTGCTCGCAAGAGTGCCCCGGCCACCGGCG GTAAGAAGCCTCaccgttacaggcccggcaccgtggctctgagagagatccgtcgttaccagaagtccactgagctgctcatccgcaagctgcccttccagcgcctggtgcgagaaatcgcccaggacttcaagaccgacctgcgcttccagagctccgccgtgatggccctgcaggaggctagcgaggcttacctggtcggcctgttcgaggacaccaacctgtgcgccatccacgccaagcgggtgaccatcatgcccaaggacatccagctggcccgccgTATTCGCGGAGAGCGCGCATAA
- the LOC121558354 gene encoding histone H4, with protein MSGRGKGGKGLGKGGAKRHRKVLRDNIQGITKPAIRRLARRGGVKRISGLIYEETRGVLKVFLENVIRDAVTYTEHAKRKTVTAMDVVYALKRQGRTLYGFGG; from the coding sequence ATGTCTGGAAGAGGCAAAGGCGGCAAGGGACTCGGAAAAGGAGGCGCCAAGCGTCACCGTAAAGTTCTCCGCGATAACATCCAGGGAATCACCAAACCCGCTATCCGCCGTCTTGCTCGCCGCGGCGGCGTGAAGCGTATTTCCGGTCTGATCTACGAGGAGACCCGCGGTGTCCTGAAGGTGTTCCTGGAGAACGTCATCCGTGACGCAGTCACCTACACCGAGCACGCCAAGAGGAAGACGGTTACCGCCATGGACGTGGTTTACGCTCTGAAACGTCAGGGACGTACCCTGTACGGTTTCGGCGGTTAA
- the LOC121558340 gene encoding histone H2B, which translates to MPEPAKSAPKKGSKKAVTKTAGKGGKKRRKSRKESYAIYVYKVLKQVHPDTGISSKAMGIMNSFVNDILSVSPESPLAWPTTTSVLPSPPGRSRPPCLLLPVNLPNTPCPRGTKAVTKYTSSK; encoded by the coding sequence ATGCCCGAGCCAGCAAAGTCAGCgcccaagaagggctccaagaaAGCCGTCACCAAGACCGCAGGGAAGGGCGGCAAGAAGCGCAGAAAGTCCAGGAAGGAGAGTTACGCCATCTACGTGTACAAGGTCCTGAAGCAGGTCCACCCCGACACCGGCATCTCCTCCAAGGCCATGGGAATCATGAACTCGTTCGTGAACGACATCTTGAGCGTATCGCCGGAGAGTCCTCTCGCCTGGCCCACTACAACAAGCGTTCTACCATCACCTCCAGGGAGATCCAGACCGCCGTGCCTGCTACTCCCGGTGAACTTGCCAAACACGCCGTGTCCGAGGGGCACCAAGGCCGTAACCAAGTACACCAGCTCCAAGTAA
- the LOC121558344 gene encoding histone H2A encodes MSGRGKTGGKARAKAKTRSSRAGLQFPVGRVHRLLRKGNYAERVGAGAPVYLAAVLEYLTAEILELAGNAARDNKKTRIIPRHLQLAVRNDEELNKLLGGVTIAQGGVLPNIQAVLLPKKTEKAVKAK; translated from the coding sequence ATGAGCGGAAGAGGCAAAACCGGAGGCAAGGCCAGGGCGAAGGCAAAGACCCGTTCATCCCGTGCTGGGCTCCAGTTCCCCGTGGGCCGTGTGCACAGGCTGCTGCGCAAAGGCAACTACGCCGAGCGTGTGGGCGCTGGCGCACCAGTCTACCTGGCCGCCGTGCTCGAGTACCtgactgctgagatcctggagttggcCGGCAACGCTGCCCGTGACAACAAGAAGACTCGTATCATCCCCCGTCACCTGCAGCTGGCCGTCCGTAACGACGAGGAGCTGAACAAACTGCTCGGCGGTGTGACCATCGCTCAGGGTGGTGTGCTGCCCAACATCCAGGCAGTGCTACTCCCCAAGAAAACCGAGAAGGCAGTCAAAGCCAAGTAA
- the LOC121561693 gene encoding histone H2A produces the protein MSGRGKTGGKARAKAKTRSSRAGLQFPVGRVHRLLRKGNYAERVGAGAPVYLAAVLEYLTAEILELAGNAARDNKKTRIIPRHLQLAVRNDEELNKLLGGVTIAQGGVLPNIQAVLLPKKTEKAVKAK, from the coding sequence ATGAGCGGAAGAGGCAAAACCGGAGGCAAGGCCAGGGCGAAGGCAAAGACCCGTTCATCCCGTGCCGGGCTCCAGTTCCCCGTGGGCCGTGTGCACAGGCTGCTGCGCAAAGGCAACTACGCCGAGCGTGTGGGCGCTGGCGCACCAGTCTACCTGGCCGCCGTGCTCGAGTACCtgactgctgagatcctggagttggcCGGCAACGCTGCCCGTGACAACAAGAAGACTCGTATCATCCCCCGTCACCTGCAGCTGGCCGTCCGTAACGACGAGGAGCTGAACAAACTGCTCGGCGGTGTGACCATCGCTCAGGGTGGTGTGCTGCCCAACATCCAGGCAGTGCTACTCCCCAAGAAGACCGAGAAGGCAGTCAAAGCCAAGTAA